Part of the Deinococcus fonticola genome is shown below.
AGTTCATTCCGTGGGAAGCGGAGCGCCTGAAGGACGCCGAACTGACCGACGCACAGGCGTGGCTGATGGGCGGCGTGAAACCCGAGGTGCGCTTTCCCGTTGCCACCCTGCCCAGCGGGCGCCCGGTCATGGGCCTGGGCGACACGGTGATCGTGAACGACCCGATTACCGGGCAGGGTTCCGGCACCGCTGCCAAGGCGGCCGACCACTACCTGACGCGCATTCTGGAACGCGGCGACCAGCCGTTCGACGAAGCGTGGATGACGCAGACCTTCGAGGACTTCTACAACGATTACGCGCAGTTCACGTGCATGTGGACGAACGCCATGCTGGCCCCGCCTCCCGAGCACGTTCTGAACTATTTCGGCGCGGCCCAGAATGTCCCCAGTCTGGCTGGCCTCTTTTGCAACGCGTTCAACCGCCCCAGAACCCTGTTCCCGTGGCTGGGTGACCCACAGGCCGCCGCCGACCTCGTGGCCGAGCACACCGCCAGGGCGCAGGCGAACGCTTAACAGACGTCAAACCCGGCCCCCCCCTTTCACTGACCTCATCCGACCACCGCTCTTTTCTCGCCACAGGAGGCAACATCATGGATCTGACCGCAGGAATCACGAAAGCTGGAGAGAGCATCACGGGCGAAGAGTGGCGCATCCTGGGCCACATCTACCACGCCAAGCACGAGTGCGACAGCAGTTTCAGCTTCGAGACCTACGACCCGGCAGGGACGTTCGTGCCGCCGCACATTCACACCACGCAGGACGAATTCATTTACGTGCTGGAAGGCAGATTCGACCTGTATCTGGACGGCCAGTGGATGCAGGCGCACCCCGGCGACCTGGTTCGCATGCCCAAAGGGGTGCCGCACGGGTACTACAACAAGACCGATAAGCCCAGCCGCGCCCTGTTCTGGGTCAGTCCCGCCGGGAAGCTCAAGAACCTGTTCGAGCAGCTTCACGACCTGACCGACCCGGATGAAGTCGTGAAACGCAGCGCCGCGCACGATGTGGATTTCCTGCCCCCTGACGCCGTGAAAGGCGGATAAAACACCCAGGGCAGAGGGTGTGGAGGTGTTCAGCCTCTATACTTTCTGCCCCTCCACAACAGCAGAACCACTTTGAGACACACTTTTTAAGAGAGGAGTTCTTGATGACCACAACGACGCCCACCCTTCAGACTCTTCACCCGCCGGACTGGGCCAAGGCCAGGGGGTTCTCGAACGGCGTGGCGGCGCGCGGCACGCTGGTGTTCACGGCGGGCATGATCGGCTGGAATGCCCAGCAGCAGTTCGAGTCGGACGACTTCGTGCAGCAGACGAAACTGGCCCTGCAAAACGTCCTGGCAGTGGTGCAGCAGGCAGGCGGCGGGCCACAGCACATCGTGCGCCTGACCTGGTTCATCACGAACCGGGACGCGTACCTGGCGCACCAGAAGGAACTGGGCGCCGCGTACCGCGAGGTGCTGGGCCGCCACTTTCCCACCATGTCCGTGGTGGCCGTGACCGCCCTGATGGAAGAGCGCGCCCAGGTCGAAATCGAAGGCACCGCCGTCATTCCGGATTAACTCCGCTTCACGCCAGGGGATGGGAAGGCCCTCCCACCCATGTTTTTTCACTCACCCCCGCCTCAAGCCTGCTCAAGGAGACCGCCATGCATAAGATTCTGAAACTGACCGCCCTGACCGCCCTGCTCTCCACGTCCGCACTGGCACAGGGCAGCGTGAAAATCGGCTTCGTCAGCACCCTGTCCGGCCCCGGCAGTGGCCTGGGCGTGGACGCCCGCGACGGCTTCAACCTGGCGCTGAGGCACCTGGGGAACAAGTTCGGTGGGCTGAACGTGGACGTGAGCTTCAGTGACGACAAACAGGACGCCGACACGGCGCGCCAGGCGGTGGAGAAGGCCATCAAGCGCGACAAGGTGGACTTCCTGACCGGGATTATCTTCAGTAACCTGATGCTGGCGGTCGGGGACACCATTTTCGACAGCAAGACGCCGTATGTCAGCCTGAACGCCGGCCCCAGCCAGTACGCCGGCAAGGACTGCAACCCTTACTTCTACAACGTGGCGTGGCAGAACGACAACCTGCACGAGGCCATGGGCAAATACGTCCAGTCGCGCAAGTTCGACGGCGTGTACCTGCTGGCTCCCAACTACCCCGCCGGCAAGGACGCGCTGACCGGGTTCAAACGCTTCTACAAGGGCAAGGTGGCGGCCGAGATGTACACCAAGGTGAACCAGCTGGACTTCGCCGCCGAGATCGCGCAGATTCGCGCCGCCCGGCCCAGGGCCGTGTACACCTTCCAGCCCGGCGGAAGCGGCATCAACTTCATCAAGCAGTACGCTGAGGCCGGCCTGCTGAAGGAAATTCCGCTGTTCCTGCCCGGTTTCAGCGCCGACGCGGACGTCATCAAGGCCGTCGGGCCCAGCATGGTGGGCATCTTCAACACCAGCCAGTGGACGCTGGAACTGGCGAACGACACGAACAAGAAATTCGTCGAGGACTTCAGGAAAACGTACAACCGCACCCCCAGCCTGTACGCCGCGCAGGGATACGACGCCGCGCTGCTCATGAACGAGGCCGTGAAAGACCTGAAAGGCAACCTCGGCAACGACGCCGCCATGCGGAAAGCCCTGGAGAATGCCACCTTCACCAGCACGCACGGCCCCTTCAAAATGGGCGCCAACCACTACCCCATTCAGGACATCTACCTGCGCCAGGTGGCCAAGAAAGGCAACGAAGTCGTGAACCGCCAGGTGGGCAAGGTGTTTACCGCGCACGTGGACGCCTACGCCAGGGAATGCAAGATGAAGTAAAGCCCATGAACCGGGCCGCAAGCCTCTAAAAGCTTCCACCTCTTCCCGCCAAAAAGGTGTGGTGCCTCTCCCCACCACACCTCACTTTTGAATCGGAGTTCATCGGTGCCCATTGACCTCATCCTCGAACAACTTCTGAACGGCGTGCAGTTCGGTCTGATGCTGTTTCTGCTGGCGGCCGGCCTCACCCTGATCTTCGGCGTGATGGACCTGATCAACCTCGCGCACGGCAGCCTGTACATGATCGGCGCGTACCTGACCGCCACCTTTGCGCCCAGGGTCGGGTTTTTTCCTGCCGTGGCCCTGGCCATCGTGGGCACCATGCTGATCGGCGCCCTGCTGGAAATGCTGATTATTCGCCGCCTGTACGCCCGCAGCCACCTCACGCAGGTGCTCTCGACGTTTGCCCTCATGCTCATTGCCAACGAGGTCGTGCGGATGCTCTGGGGGGCGCAACCGGTCGCCCTGAGCGCCCCGGAAGCCCTCTCGCAGCCCCTTCAACTGCCCGGCTTCAAGTACAGCGCCTACCGGCTGTTCATCATTGCCGCCGGACTCGGCGTCGGTGCGGGCCTGGCCTACCTCGTGAACCGAACCCGCGTCGGCATGTGGCTGCGCGCCGGGGCCAGCAACCGCGAGATGACCCGCGCCATGGGCGTAAAAATAGGGCCGCTCTACACCCTGATTTTCGCGCTGGGGGCGGGGCTGTGTGCCCTCGCTGGCGCCCTGCTCGGCCCGCTGCTGTCCGTGCAGGTCGGCATGGGCGAGAACATCCTGATCCTGGCCTTCGTCGTCGTCGTCATCGGTGGCATCGGCAGCATCAAAGGGGCCTTCATAGGCTCGCTGCTGGTCGGCATTCTCGACACCGCCGGGCGGGCTTTCCTGCCTGGCTGGCTCAGCGCCCTGGGCAATCCGCAACTGGCCGCCAGCCTCGGCCCCGCGCTGGCCAGCATCGCCATCTATGTCCTGATGGCGGCCGTGCTGTTCTTCAAACCCAGGGGCCTGTTCCCGGCCCGGGGGACGGCGTGAAGCGCAGAGAATGGAGCGTGGGTTGGATTGGGCGGGAAAGTGGGCCATACGCCCCCGCCTCCCGCGAAAGGACGGCGCCATGAAACGCGCCCTGCCTTTTCTTCTGCTGGCGCTGGGCCTGGCCCTGCCATTCATTCTGACGGCGCTCGGGCAGGAGTACTACATTTCGTTCGCGTCGCGCATTCTGGTGGTCGCGCTGGCCGCCAGTGCGCTCAACCTGATTCTGGGGTACGGCGGCCTGGTGAGTTTCGGTCACGCGGCGTACTTCGGGGCGGGGGCCTATGCGGCGGCGCTGCTGGCCGCCAAGGGCGCGGGGTTCCCGGCGCAGTTGCTGGGAGGAACGGGCGTTTCGGCTCTGCTGGCGTTCGCGTTCGGCTGGGGGGCGCTGCGGACTCGTGGGGTGTACTTCATCATGATCACGTTGGCGCTGGCGCAGATGCTGTACTACCTGGCGGTGTCGTCCGCTTCGCTGGGCGGCGAGGATGGCCTGCGCCTCAGCCGCGCCGCGCTGTGGGGCGAGGTGACGCTGGGAGACGACCGGGCCATGTACTACACGGCGCTTGTTTTCCTGACGCTGGGCCTGTTCGTGATCTGGCGCGTGGTTCACAGCCGCTTTGGCGAGGTGGTGCAGGCCGCCCGCGACAACGAGACGCGCACGCTGGCGCTGGGCTATCCGGTGCGGCAGGTGCAGCTGGTGAACTTCGTGATCGGCGGGGCGCTGGCGGGCCTGGCCGGCGTCCTGATGACGCAGCTCAGCGGGTTTGCCAACCCCAGTCTGCTGTCGTGGCACCAGTCGGGTCAGTTCATGATGATGGTCATTCTGGGCGGCGTGGGTTCCTTCTGGGCAGGGCTGCTGGGCACGGTGGTGCTGCTGGGCCTGGAGGAATACCTCGGCGAAATCACCGAGCGCTGGCCCCTCTTCGTGGGGTTGATTCTGCTGGGCGTGATGCTGTTCGTGCCGAAAGGTCTGGGCAGTCTGGGCACACTCTTTAACCGTAAGAAAGGGGTGACGCCGTGAGATGGCATCCATTCCATTTCGCCAAAAGTGGGAAAGCTCCACTTCTGGCTGCATTTCACGAAGGCCATCTTTGCTCTTTCTCCCTCTGGTCGGATTCCAGGCCCCACGATTGGGGCTTTCCATCGGAGGTTATATGAGCCTCGTCGCCGAGAACCTCGTGAAGAATTTCGGGGCGCTGGCCGCCACGCAGAACGTCAATTTGCGCGTCGAGGGCAGCGGCGTTCACGCGCTGATCGGGCCGAACGGGGCGGGCAAAACCACCCTGGTGAACCTGCTGTCCGGCGCCTTGACCCCCTCGTCCGGGCGGGTGCTGCTGGACGGGCAGGACGTGAGCCGCGTGGACATGCCGGGCCGCGTGGCGCGCGGCCTGTCGCGCACCTACCAGATCACCAGCATTTACCCGGACTGGACGGTGGAACGCAACATCGCCCTGAGCGTTCAGGGCCGCAGCGGTTCCTCCTTCCGTTTCTGGCAACCCGTCGCGCACGAGCGGAACCTGTACCGTCAGGCCGCCGACATTGCCGAGGAAGTCGGTCTGACCTCGCGCCTCCATCAGCCGGCCTCGGCGCTGTCTCACGGCGAGCGCAAGCAACTGGACGTGGCGCTGGCCCTCGCCAGCCAGCCGCGCTTCCTGCTGATGGACGAAC
Proteins encoded:
- a CDS encoding branched-chain amino acid ABC transporter permease, with the protein product MPIDLILEQLLNGVQFGLMLFLLAAGLTLIFGVMDLINLAHGSLYMIGAYLTATFAPRVGFFPAVALAIVGTMLIGALLEMLIIRRLYARSHLTQVLSTFALMLIANEVVRMLWGAQPVALSAPEALSQPLQLPGFKYSAYRLFIIAAGLGVGAGLAYLVNRTRVGMWLRAGASNREMTRAMGVKIGPLYTLIFALGAGLCALAGALLGPLLSVQVGMGENILILAFVVVVIGGIGSIKGAFIGSLLVGILDTAGRAFLPGWLSALGNPQLAASLGPALASIAIYVLMAAVLFFKPRGLFPARGTA
- a CDS encoding ABC transporter ATP-binding protein, whose product is MSLVAENLVKNFGALAATQNVNLRVEGSGVHALIGPNGAGKTTLVNLLSGALTPSSGRVLLDGQDVSRVDMPGRVARGLSRTYQITSIYPDWTVERNIALSVQGRSGSSFRFWQPVAHERNLYRQAADIAEEVGLTSRLHQPASALSHGERKQLDVALALASQPRFLLMDEPMAGLGHEESGQMVQLIRRIAATRSVLLIEHDMDAVFSLARDVSVLVYGQIIASGTPDAIKNDPEVQKAYLGDDHAA
- a CDS encoding RidA family protein, producing MTTTTPTLQTLHPPDWAKARGFSNGVAARGTLVFTAGMIGWNAQQQFESDDFVQQTKLALQNVLAVVQQAGGGPQHIVRLTWFITNRDAYLAHQKELGAAYREVLGRHFPTMSVVAVTALMEERAQVEIEGTAVIPD
- a CDS encoding branched-chain amino acid ABC transporter permease: MKRALPFLLLALGLALPFILTALGQEYYISFASRILVVALAASALNLILGYGGLVSFGHAAYFGAGAYAAALLAAKGAGFPAQLLGGTGVSALLAFAFGWGALRTRGVYFIMITLALAQMLYYLAVSSASLGGEDGLRLSRAALWGEVTLGDDRAMYYTALVFLTLGLFVIWRVVHSRFGEVVQAARDNETRTLALGYPVRQVQLVNFVIGGALAGLAGVLMTQLSGFANPSLLSWHQSGQFMMMVILGGVGSFWAGLLGTVVLLGLEEYLGEITERWPLFVGLILLGVMLFVPKGLGSLGTLFNRKKGVTP
- a CDS encoding ABC transporter substrate-binding protein, with product MHKILKLTALTALLSTSALAQGSVKIGFVSTLSGPGSGLGVDARDGFNLALRHLGNKFGGLNVDVSFSDDKQDADTARQAVEKAIKRDKVDFLTGIIFSNLMLAVGDTIFDSKTPYVSLNAGPSQYAGKDCNPYFYNVAWQNDNLHEAMGKYVQSRKFDGVYLLAPNYPAGKDALTGFKRFYKGKVAAEMYTKVNQLDFAAEIAQIRAARPRAVYTFQPGGSGINFIKQYAEAGLLKEIPLFLPGFSADADVIKAVGPSMVGIFNTSQWTLELANDTNKKFVEDFRKTYNRTPSLYAAQGYDAALLMNEAVKDLKGNLGNDAAMRKALENATFTSTHGPFKMGANHYPIQDIYLRQVAKKGNEVVNRQVGKVFTAHVDAYARECKMK
- a CDS encoding cupin domain-containing protein is translated as MDLTAGITKAGESITGEEWRILGHIYHAKHECDSSFSFETYDPAGTFVPPHIHTTQDEFIYVLEGRFDLYLDGQWMQAHPGDLVRMPKGVPHGYYNKTDKPSRALFWVSPAGKLKNLFEQLHDLTDPDEVVKRSAAHDVDFLPPDAVKGG